A window from Chromatiales bacterium encodes these proteins:
- a CDS encoding L,D-transpeptidase family protein, giving the protein MIGDSAIAQEKVNAILVEKAARQLHLLTDWEITHTFAISLGQNPIGHKQKEGDSRTPEGLYYINGRNPSSSFFRSLSISFPNDTDRRIAKLKGNNPGGDIVIHGEPNDSIKKINLKKDWTQGCIALKNKDMRLIWHLVEEGTPILIRP; this is encoded by the coding sequence ATGATAGGGGATTCGGCGATCGCACAAGAGAAAGTCAATGCCATTTTAGTGGAAAAAGCTGCTCGGCAGTTGCATTTGTTAACCGATTGGGAAATTACGCATACATTTGCAATCTCATTGGGGCAAAATCCCATAGGACATAAACAAAAAGAAGGGGATTCGCGTACTCCCGAAGGACTTTATTATATTAACGGGCGCAATCCTAGCAGTAGTTTCTTCCGTTCGCTTAGCATTTCTTTTCCGAACGACACGGATAGGCGTATCGCAAAGCTCAAAGGCAACAATCCGGGCGGCGATATTGTAATCCACGGAGAACCGAACGATTCTATTAAAAAGATAAACCTCAAAAAAGATTGGACTCAAGGTTGTATCGCCTTGAAAAACAAGGATATGCGGTTGATATGGCATCTTGTCGAGGAAGGCACACCCATACTAATAAGACCCTAA
- a CDS encoding multifunctional CCA tRNA nucleotidyl transferase/2'3'-cyclic phosphodiesterase/2'nucleotidase/phosphatase, translating into MKTYLVGGAVRNAMLGREVSERDWVVVGAKPEEMLKLGYKQVGKQFPVFLHPKTKEEYALARTEHKTSHGYHGFEFDTSPDIRIEDDLRRRDLTINAIAQDENGVIIDPWGGRNDITMRMLRHISDSFAEDPVRVLRAARFAAQFYGLDFRIAPETIALMKQMVADGEVDYLVAERVWQETAKAFATDYPSVYLKVLVGVGALARIAPELDDLLRRVGDTAEQEYGDLTNCLFKAIDLAPKQSPAVLLAILSLYAYRTNVSISKLSDRWKLSRVYRWMIDAAERFADSLKLASELPAQKLLDFLEQADAIRQRERFNDLLTAYKLSDAENLAERNVARLTRVLDVLAIVRLDVQGLPGQLARQRFRKLQLEAINSL; encoded by the coding sequence ATGAAAACTTACTTAGTCGGCGGCGCAGTACGCAATGCAATGTTAGGTCGAGAAGTGTCGGAGAGAGACTGGGTCGTAGTCGGTGCCAAACCGGAGGAGATGCTAAAACTAGGATATAAGCAAGTTGGAAAGCAGTTCCCAGTTTTTTTACATCCTAAAACGAAAGAAGAATATGCCTTGGCGCGTACCGAGCATAAAACAAGCCACGGATATCACGGCTTTGAGTTTGATACTTCCCCAGACATCCGCATAGAGGACGATTTAAGGCGTCGCGATCTAACTATCAATGCGATAGCCCAAGATGAAAACGGCGTAATCATCGATCCATGGGGGGGACGTAACGATATTACTATGCGTATGCTCAGGCATATATCGGATTCGTTTGCTGAGGACCCAGTGAGGGTGTTGCGCGCCGCTCGTTTTGCTGCACAGTTCTACGGGCTGGATTTTAGGATTGCACCTGAGACCATTGCGTTGATGAAACAAATGGTTGCTGACGGAGAAGTTGACTATTTGGTTGCTGAGCGGGTTTGGCAAGAAACCGCAAAAGCGTTTGCAACCGATTATCCATCGGTGTACCTCAAAGTGCTAGTCGGTGTCGGTGCGCTCGCCCGTATCGCCCCGGAATTGGATGACTTATTGCGGCGGGTTGGCGATACTGCCGAGCAAGAATATGGCGACCTAACCAACTGTTTATTTAAGGCGATAGACCTGGCACCCAAACAGTCACCGGCGGTATTATTGGCAATATTGTCTTTGTATGCGTATCGCACTAATGTTTCTATTTCAAAACTAAGTGATCGGTGGAAATTATCAAGAGTTTACCGGTGGATGATTGATGCCGCCGAGCGGTTTGCCGATAGCCTAAAATTAGCTTCTGAGTTACCTGCTCAGAAGCTATTAGATTTTTTAGAGCAAGCCGACGCAATTAGACAACGAGAGCGATTTAATGACTTATTGACCGCTTATAAATTATCCGATGCCGAAAACCTCGCTGAGCGTAATGTAGCGCGCCTGACGCGTGTCTTAGATGTGCTGGCTATAGTTAGACTGGATGTTCAAGGATTGCCAGGGCAGTTGGCAAGGCAGCGCTTCCGCAAACTGCAACTGGAGGCGATTAATTCGTTATGA
- a CDS encoding undecaprenyl-diphosphate phosphatase: MDFLQIWVLALVQGITEFLPVSSSAHLILTAHLLGLGKGFLAFDIAVHGGTLAAVIFHFRRELVNISSAQPVSSKSTLSFNQNIWPPLVVASLPVIIAGALLEGLISNELRSTWVIATTTIIFAFALWYADSNRRTNIVRTISLKYAFIIGLAQVLALIPGTSRAGITITAALLLGLSRRQSLNFSFLLAIPVIGGAVVFNAWNMLQDPEAQVALWYPIILGFIISALFALLTIKLFIHFVEKIGLLPFVIYRLLLGVVLFLLITN, encoded by the coding sequence ATGGACTTTCTGCAAATCTGGGTGCTCGCCTTGGTACAAGGCATCACCGAATTTCTACCCGTGTCAAGTTCCGCACACCTTATTTTAACCGCACACCTGTTGGGATTGGGCAAAGGTTTTTTAGCTTTTGATATCGCTGTGCACGGTGGCACTTTGGCTGCCGTAATATTCCACTTTCGTAGAGAACTCGTCAACATCAGCAGTGCTCAACCGGTTAGTTCAAAGTCAACGCTTTCGTTCAACCAGAATATATGGCCACCGCTCGTTGTTGCATCATTGCCGGTCATCATCGCTGGTGCACTGCTTGAAGGTTTGATAAGTAACGAACTACGTAGCACCTGGGTTATCGCTACGACTACCATCATTTTTGCTTTTGCACTGTGGTATGCCGATTCTAATAGACGCACAAATATAGTGCGCACGATTAGCTTGAAATATGCATTTATTATCGGTTTAGCGCAGGTGCTTGCACTGATTCCCGGCACCTCCAGAGCTGGCATTACAATCACTGCAGCATTGCTGCTCGGCTTATCACGCCGCCAGTCGTTGAACTTTTCATTTTTATTGGCAATTCCGGTGATCGGCGGTGCCGTTGTATTCAATGCTTGGAATATGCTGCAAGACCCTGAGGCCCAGGTCGCTTTGTGGTATCCGATAATACTGGGGTTTATTATCTCCGCATTATTTGCGTTGTTGACTATCAAACTGTTCATCCACTTTGTCGAAAAAATAGGGCTGCTTCCTTTTGTTATCTATCGTCTTTTGCTGGGTGTCGTATTGTTTTTGCTCATAACGAATTAA
- a CDS encoding pteridine reductase yields the protein MKQQKVVLITAAAKRIGAQIARTLHQADMKVLLHYHKSSAAAQKLSAQLNELRPDSVQTLTADLSDLQAIKVLAQNAQARWGYVDALVNNAAAFYPTELNSVDAVHWEQHINLNMRAPLFLSCELAPILARQQGCIVNIGDIHAIRPLKGHTVYSASKAGLAMITQSLAKELAPEVRCNAVYPGAILWPENDYDDDKRQEILNRTLLKRAGHPMDIASAVLFLVRNADYITGQTLIVDGGRTLHS from the coding sequence GTGAAACAACAAAAGGTTGTTTTGATAACCGCTGCCGCCAAGCGCATTGGTGCGCAGATTGCACGAACACTACATCAGGCAGATATGAAAGTGCTACTACATTATCATAAATCTTCCGCTGCTGCGCAAAAGCTGAGTGCACAACTCAACGAACTACGCCCCGATTCAGTGCAGACATTAACCGCCGACTTATCCGATTTGCAGGCGATAAAAGTACTTGCGCAAAATGCACAAGCCCGTTGGGGATATGTTGATGCATTGGTCAATAACGCGGCAGCGTTCTATCCGACCGAACTTAACTCTGTGGATGCCGTACACTGGGAACAACATATTAATCTCAATATGAGAGCTCCGCTATTTTTAAGTTGCGAGTTGGCACCCATATTAGCAAGACAACAAGGTTGCATTGTCAATATAGGCGACATACACGCCATTCGTCCGCTCAAAGGACACACCGTTTATTCGGCGAGCAAAGCAGGATTGGCTATGATTACTCAGTCGTTAGCCAAGGAGCTCGCTCCTGAGGTGCGTTGTAATGCGGTCTATCCGGGTGCCATATTATGGCCAGAAAATGATTACGATGATGACAAAAGGCAGGAGATCTTAAACCGTACGCTACTCAAAAGAGCTGGGCATCCAATGGATATTGCATCGGCGGTATTGTTTTTGGTGCGCAATGCAGACTATATAACCGGTCAGACTTTGATAGTCGACGGTGGGCGCACGCTGCATAGCTAA
- the folK gene encoding 2-amino-4-hydroxy-6-hydroxymethyldihydropteridine diphosphokinase encodes MSWVYVGIGSNINKAHNLRSCVHTLQQIFRNIKKSSVYQSSAVGFNGDDFYNMVVRLETSLTPEYVSKVFFEIEKRHGRKRGKDQFVSRVLDLDLLLYDNLITDNNGLLLPHKDLMKHAFVLKPMQEIAGDLRHPKTGICFAELWEQCQQQALIKKISFSWAVD; translated from the coding sequence GTGTCTTGGGTGTATGTCGGCATTGGTAGCAACATCAATAAAGCACACAATCTGCGATCGTGCGTGCATACCTTACAACAGATATTCCGAAACATAAAAAAATCTTCCGTATACCAGTCATCTGCAGTCGGTTTTAACGGAGATGATTTTTATAACATGGTGGTTCGCTTAGAGACCTCACTAACACCGGAGTATGTCAGCAAAGTATTTTTTGAGATAGAAAAACGGCATGGAAGAAAACGAGGTAAGGATCAATTCGTCTCCAGGGTTCTCGATCTGGACCTGCTACTCTACGATAATTTAATTACTGATAACAACGGTCTACTTTTACCGCATAAAGATCTGATGAAACATGCTTTTGTGCTAAAACCCATGCAGGAAATTGCCGGTGATTTAAGACACCCAAAAACGGGGATATGCTTCGCCGAATTGTGGGAACAATGCCAACAACAAGCACTGATAAAAAAAATCTCTTTCTCGTGGGCAGTAGATTAA
- the folB gene encoding dihydroneopterin aldolase, translated as MDKIFLKELKLEATIGVFAWERQIRQVLYADLEMAADIGTAAQSDKLDDTLDYKSIAKYIQSFVARSEYQLIETLANDLANSLVEEFNIRWLRLDLNKTGAIRGAQGVGVSIERGSH; from the coding sequence ATGGATAAAATTTTTCTAAAGGAACTTAAACTAGAGGCGACTATCGGTGTGTTTGCCTGGGAGAGGCAAATCCGTCAGGTGCTGTATGCTGATTTAGAAATGGCTGCCGATATTGGAACCGCTGCACAGAGCGACAAACTTGACGACACCCTTGACTATAAAAGTATTGCTAAATATATCCAAAGTTTCGTTGCGAGATCGGAGTATCAACTGATTGAAACCCTAGCCAACGATCTTGCCAACTCGCTGGTTGAAGAGTTTAATATCCGATGGTTGAGACTAGATCTGAACAAAACGGGTGCTATTCGCGGTGCACAAGGCGTCGGTGTCTCTATCGAGCGCGGTAGCCACTGA
- a CDS encoding DUF2069 domain-containing protein: MVSLASYLTLLSVLVLWNALIEPPEKIPRVLPILALGLPLLMVLRGLLHARRRSCQLSTLLALVYFSLGLIDIAGGALLYGWLQTIAATLWFVSLLVYLKQTANKVV; the protein is encoded by the coding sequence ATGGTTTCGCTAGCATCCTACTTAACGCTACTCAGTGTATTAGTCTTATGGAATGCACTGATAGAACCTCCTGAGAAAATACCCCGCGTACTGCCGATTTTAGCTTTAGGCTTACCGTTACTTATGGTATTGCGCGGGCTATTGCATGCACGCCGCAGGTCTTGTCAGTTATCAACACTACTAGCGCTCGTCTATTTCTCACTGGGTTTAATTGATATTGCTGGCGGTGCCCTGTTATACGGTTGGTTGCAAACCATCGCTGCAACTCTGTGGTTTGTAAGTCTTCTAGTTTATCTAAAGCAGACGGCAAACAAGGTGGTATGA
- the wrbA gene encoding NAD(P)H:quinone oxidoreductase: MDNCRLLIIYYSVHGATERMARLIARGIENSGEAQAMLRTVPPITKSPSEQTNVPQQGPPYATLDELASCKGLVIGSPTHFGNMAAPMKHFWDQTSGLWLSSALAGKPAGVFTSTSSLHGGQETTLLSMMLPLFHHGMILCGLPYSENALHRTQSGGTPYGPSHVAGRKADRPIDATESELCIAFGKRIAGFACLLNNKS; encoded by the coding sequence ATGGATAATTGCCGGCTACTAATTATTTATTACAGCGTGCACGGCGCCACCGAACGGATGGCGCGTTTGATTGCTCGCGGCATTGAAAATAGCGGCGAGGCACAAGCAATGTTGCGCACCGTACCGCCGATTACGAAATCGCCGAGCGAACAAACTAACGTACCTCAACAAGGACCTCCTTATGCAACACTTGACGAGTTAGCCAGCTGCAAAGGATTGGTGATAGGTAGCCCAACCCACTTCGGTAATATGGCAGCTCCGATGAAGCACTTTTGGGATCAAACCAGTGGTTTGTGGTTGAGCAGTGCTCTAGCCGGGAAACCGGCCGGTGTGTTTACTTCTACTTCGAGCTTGCACGGTGGGCAAGAGACTACTTTACTTTCTATGATGCTACCGTTATTCCACCACGGCATGATTTTGTGTGGCTTGCCTTATTCTGAGAATGCTCTACATCGCACTCAAAGCGGCGGCACACCTTACGGGCCTAGCCATGTAGCAGGCCGTAAGGCCGACCGCCCAATAGATGCCACGGAGAGTGAACTATGCATCGCCTTCGGCAAACGGATTGCCGGATTCGCTTGCTTGCTGAATAATAAATCCTAA
- a CDS encoding penicillin-binding protein 1A, with amino-acid sequence MFKFLKQLLLFIVASFSLAIIAVVAVYLYIAPELPSLEEMKTIRVQTPLRVYTKEGELYAIFGDKRRIPIDLEDVPQQIIDAFIAAEDDRFYEHLGIDYEGLIRATINLIETGQRTQGGSTITMQLARNFFLSNQRTFERKIKEIYLALIIERLLSKAEILNLYLNKIFLGKRAYGIAAAAEIYYGKNIGELTLAQNAMIASLPKAPSTYNPIANPEKAKERRAYVLGRMLKLQMISADEYAQAMAAPITAAEHNIKMDLQAPYVAEMVRAYMVEQYGESAYSDGFDVYTTIHQTMQENAQASLRRGLLNYDRRHGWRGTTESIEVGTPVDHAALQAKLRQLPSPGGLLPAVVIEANRDLLRVIPKDAQETTLARTHWQWQPYLNSDYVGPAIEEATKIAQRGDIIWLLNQDNKLRVAQIPEIEGALVALDPNSGALLALTGGFDFYQSKFNRATQAKRQPGSSFKPFIYASALAEGYTPATIVNDTPVVFSETSSRQDWRPENYSGKFFGPTRLREALTYSRNMVSVKLVDAIGLRKTLDYIKKFGFARENHPYNLTMALGSGTATPLEITRGYATFANGGFLVTPYFIEKIISNEEVLFEAAPPKLCGDNCYPEIAQDDINSQIAEDNVDEQLLPQAIPADIAYQLSSMLQSVTRKGTARSVYRTLKRSDLAGKTGTTNNQHDAWFSGFNRNIACTVWVGFDNQQPLGNRETGAVAALPIWIDFIEKTITENDETPYFRPPEVVSAKIDPESGLLAHPSDTNAILETFRKDYLPKKIATPAGQKEKDIEKLF; translated from the coding sequence GTGTTCAAATTCTTAAAACAGCTACTATTATTTATCGTAGCATCATTTTCTCTTGCTATTATTGCAGTGGTTGCGGTTTATCTTTATATTGCACCAGAACTGCCCTCTCTGGAAGAGATGAAGACGATTCGCGTGCAAACGCCGCTTAGAGTTTATACCAAAGAAGGTGAACTTTATGCAATCTTCGGGGATAAACGACGCATACCCATTGACCTTGAAGATGTCCCTCAACAAATTATCGATGCGTTTATCGCCGCCGAAGACGATCGCTTCTATGAACACCTAGGCATAGACTACGAAGGTCTGATACGGGCGACTATTAATCTAATAGAAACTGGGCAACGCACCCAAGGCGGTAGTACAATTACCATGCAGTTAGCACGCAATTTCTTTTTAAGCAATCAACGCACCTTTGAACGCAAAATCAAAGAAATATACCTCGCCCTGATCATTGAGCGACTACTCAGTAAAGCAGAAATACTAAACTTATATCTCAATAAAATATTTCTAGGTAAGCGTGCTTACGGCATTGCCGCCGCTGCCGAGATTTATTACGGCAAGAATATCGGCGAACTAACACTGGCGCAAAATGCGATGATCGCAAGCCTACCTAAAGCACCTTCAACATACAACCCAATCGCCAATCCTGAAAAAGCAAAGGAACGGCGAGCTTATGTATTAGGACGCATGCTCAAATTGCAGATGATTTCTGCCGACGAATACGCGCAGGCAATGGCGGCACCCATCACTGCCGCCGAGCACAATATAAAAATGGATCTGCAAGCGCCTTATGTTGCCGAGATGGTGCGCGCCTATATGGTCGAGCAGTATGGCGAAAGTGCCTACTCCGATGGCTTTGATGTGTACACCACCATACACCAAACAATGCAAGAAAACGCCCAGGCCAGCCTGCGGCGCGGGCTACTTAATTACGACCGTCGCCATGGCTGGCGCGGCACCACCGAAAGTATTGAAGTCGGTACACCTGTTGACCACGCAGCATTGCAAGCCAAACTACGACAATTACCGAGTCCCGGAGGACTGCTACCCGCGGTCGTGATAGAGGCAAATCGCGATCTGTTGCGGGTTATCCCTAAAGATGCTCAGGAGACTACATTGGCACGCACGCACTGGCAATGGCAACCCTACCTCAACAGCGATTATGTAGGTCCGGCGATAGAAGAAGCTACGAAGATAGCGCAACGCGGTGATATTATCTGGCTACTCAATCAAGATAATAAACTACGGGTAGCGCAAATCCCTGAAATTGAGGGGGCGTTGGTAGCACTCGACCCAAATAGCGGCGCGCTACTCGCATTGACCGGCGGTTTTGATTTTTATCAAAGCAAATTTAATCGAGCAACTCAGGCAAAACGACAACCGGGCTCGAGTTTCAAGCCGTTTATCTATGCCTCGGCACTCGCCGAAGGTTATACACCGGCAACAATAGTGAATGATACACCGGTGGTATTTAGCGAGACATCATCTCGCCAAGATTGGCGGCCGGAAAACTACAGTGGCAAGTTTTTCGGTCCTACGCGTCTTAGAGAAGCACTGACTTATTCTCGCAATATGGTCTCAGTGAAACTAGTTGACGCAATCGGATTACGAAAAACTTTAGACTACATTAAAAAGTTCGGTTTTGCGCGTGAAAACCATCCGTATAATCTAACCATGGCATTGGGTTCTGGCACCGCCACACCTCTGGAGATTACTCGCGGTTATGCAACTTTCGCCAACGGTGGTTTTTTAGTAACACCTTATTTCATAGAAAAAATCATCTCTAATGAAGAGGTTCTTTTTGAGGCTGCTCCGCCAAAACTATGTGGCGATAATTGCTACCCAGAAATCGCTCAGGATGATATCAATAGTCAAATAGCCGAGGACAATGTTGATGAGCAACTTTTGCCTCAGGCAATCCCGGCGGATATTGCTTACCAGTTATCCAGCATGCTACAAAGTGTAACGCGCAAAGGCACTGCTCGTAGTGTTTATCGTACCTTAAAACGGAGCGACTTAGCAGGTAAAACTGGCACCACTAACAATCAGCACGATGCCTGGTTCTCAGGCTTCAATCGCAATATTGCCTGCACCGTTTGGGTGGGTTTTGATAATCAACAACCACTAGGTAATCGCGAAACTGGTGCTGTGGCAGCCTTGCCGATATGGATAGACTTTATAGAAAAAACCATCACTGAGAATGACGAGACTCCCTACTTTCGCCCGCCTGAGGTGGTGTCCGCTAAAATCGACCCTGAAAGTGGCCTGCTCGCTCATCCCAGCGATACAAATGCCATCCTTGAAACCTTTAGAAAAGATTATCTACCTAAGAAAATCGCCACACCAGCCGGGCAAAAGGAGAAAGACATAGAAAAACTCTTTTGA
- a CDS encoding shikimate kinase, with product MNIFLIGPMATGKSCIGNVLAQRLRLPFYDTDDLICLHAAMDIPTIFEKEGESGFRKREATVLRELADHRDMVVATGGGAVMDEQNCKYIKENGTVVYLNTPLGERYKRIQPLSGRPLLMDGNAHEVMQELDNIRVPIYQALADFVVDNSGDVDATTRRIIEYINEMKRL from the coding sequence ATGAATATATTCTTGATAGGGCCTATGGCAACTGGCAAAAGCTGCATAGGTAATGTTTTAGCACAACGGTTAAGGCTACCTTTTTATGATACCGACGATTTAATTTGTCTGCATGCTGCTATGGATATTCCAACAATATTTGAAAAAGAGGGTGAGTCCGGCTTTAGAAAACGCGAAGCCACGGTGTTGCGCGAGCTCGCCGACCATCGTGATATGGTGGTGGCAACTGGTGGTGGTGCGGTTATGGATGAGCAAAATTGCAAATATATCAAAGAAAATGGTACAGTAGTCTACTTGAACACTCCGCTAGGCGAGCGCTATAAAAGAATACAACCTCTAAGTGGGCGACCTTTATTGATGGATGGAAATGCTCATGAGGTGATGCAAGAATTAGATAATATACGTGTACCTATATACCAAGCCCTCGCCGATTTTGTCGTTGATAATAGTGGCGATGTAGATGCAACTACGCGAAGGATTATTGAATATATAAATGAGATGAAGCGATTATGA
- the aroB gene encoding 3-dehydroquinate synthase → MNTLKVELGQRSYPIHIGRGLLEQVDALLTTNWQGTHIVILSDDTVAPLYMQVVCDAIAPAHKVDKIIIPTGEMHKTLQTFEQVCSQLLHHRTERDALLVALGGGVVGDIAGFVAASYQRGIAFAQIPTTLLAQVDSSVGGKTGVNHALGKNMIGAFYQPCCVITDLQTLTTLPPRHYIAGLAEVVKYGLIMDVDFFTWLEDNVDALLSHDDGALSYAIEHSCALKAQIVAADEHEQSGKRTLLNLGHTFGHAIETTTGYGQWLHGEAVGCGLVLAAQLSASAGYLSEKSVYRIFSLLKRLGLPTSIPHTLNSQTLLDVMVLDKKNKSGRRHYILLRAIGDAFESDSVEYDVVKGVLDNAPNND, encoded by the coding sequence ATGAACACCCTCAAGGTAGAACTGGGTCAGCGTAGCTATCCGATTCATATCGGTCGTGGATTGTTAGAGCAGGTTGATGCATTATTAACCACAAACTGGCAAGGCACACATATAGTGATACTGTCCGACGATACCGTTGCACCGCTTTATATGCAAGTAGTGTGTGATGCAATCGCACCAGCGCATAAGGTAGATAAAATCATTATACCGACTGGTGAGATGCATAAAACACTGCAAACTTTTGAGCAGGTTTGTAGTCAACTATTGCACCATAGAACCGAGCGTGACGCGTTGTTGGTGGCACTTGGTGGCGGGGTGGTCGGTGATATCGCAGGTTTCGTTGCGGCCAGCTATCAACGCGGCATCGCATTTGCACAAATCCCTACAACATTGCTTGCGCAAGTTGACTCATCAGTCGGTGGTAAAACCGGGGTCAATCACGCACTCGGCAAAAACATGATCGGAGCTTTCTATCAGCCGTGTTGTGTTATCACCGACCTGCAGACTCTGACCACTCTACCACCTAGACATTATATAGCCGGGCTTGCCGAGGTAGTTAAATACGGTTTGATTATGGATGTCGATTTTTTTACTTGGCTGGAGGATAATGTAGACGCGCTACTGAGTCACGATGACGGTGCGTTGAGCTATGCGATAGAACATTCATGTGCGCTGAAGGCACAGATTGTGGCTGCCGACGAACACGAACAAAGCGGCAAGCGGACACTACTCAATTTAGGGCATACCTTCGGCCATGCAATAGAGACTACCACAGGCTACGGGCAGTGGCTGCACGGTGAAGCGGTTGGATGCGGACTGGTGTTGGCCGCCCAGCTGTCGGCAAGTGCTGGTTATTTGTCCGAAAAAAGTGTTTACCGTATCTTCTCATTGCTCAAGCGGCTGGGCTTGCCGACCTCCATACCACATACTCTGAACAGTCAAACACTATTGGATGTGATGGTACTGGATAAGAAAAACAAGTCTGGGCGTAGGCACTATATTTTATTGCGAGCAATAGGTGATGCCTTCGAAAGCGACAGCGTAGAGTATGATGTTGTAAAAGGTGTATTAGACAATGCGCCAAATAATGACTAA
- a CDS encoding sulfur relay protein DsrC, producing the protein MLSISTVLIGNSEMTRFEELVAYVKLQARRGEIFIEMDVRPPFADTPEDWEQQLEAAFTSANNLE; encoded by the coding sequence ATGTTATCAATTAGCACAGTACTGATAGGCAATAGTGAGATGACACGCTTCGAAGAGCTTGTAGCCTATGTAAAATTGCAAGCTCGCCGCGGTGAGATATTCATTGAGATGGATGTCCGTCCACCCTTTGCCGATACACCAGAGGACTGGGAGCAACAGCTAGAAGCTGCATTCACTTCAGCGAATAACCTAGAGTAA
- the cas6 gene encoding type I-MYXAN CRISPR-associated protein Cas6/Cmx6 has product MMQDYWNDSPNVDKGRLRVPDDIADLSFRVECHGGLVVDHAYQLYQEISRILPWFAEQPSVALHTLHGAESGNGWVRPYKDGALLFLSKRTRLRLRLTKSRFSDAALLAGHTLTIGDCKVDIKPPTIRALSSQTTLFCRSLVSANDQDENGFLHYATTLLNAKGIHPRQMMGGRRHTIKTPDKTFHARSLMIVDLSFEESILLQQSGLGTEQKLGCGVFLPHKSIGNPADKS; this is encoded by the coding sequence ATGATGCAGGACTATTGGAATGACTCACCGAATGTCGACAAGGGGCGGTTACGGGTGCCCGATGATATTGCCGATCTGAGTTTCAGAGTTGAATGTCATGGTGGCTTGGTGGTTGATCACGCTTATCAGTTATATCAGGAGATCAGCCGAATATTACCGTGGTTTGCAGAACAACCTAGTGTTGCTTTGCATACACTGCACGGAGCCGAGTCTGGCAATGGCTGGGTGCGACCCTATAAAGACGGCGCACTACTCTTTTTGTCCAAGCGTACCCGCTTGCGCTTGCGCCTAACTAAATCCCGCTTTTCAGACGCTGCGCTTTTAGCGGGACATACATTAACTATCGGCGATTGTAAGGTTGATATTAAGCCGCCGACGATTCGTGCCCTCAGCTCGCAGACCACCTTATTTTGTCGATCTTTGGTGTCGGCGAACGACCAAGATGAAAATGGATTTTTGCATTATGCAACTACCCTACTCAATGCCAAAGGCATACACCCGCGGCAGATGATGGGTGGGCGACGACACACAATCAAGACGCCTGATAAGACATTCCACGCGAGAAGCTTAATGATAGTAGACCTCAGCTTTGAAGAAAGCATATTGCTACAGCAAAGCGGATTAGGAACCGAGCAAAAACTCGGCTGCGGTGTATTCTTACCTCATAAAAGCATAGGGAACCCCGCAGATAAATCATAA